One genomic segment of Gossypium arboreum isolate Shixiya-1 chromosome 3, ASM2569848v2, whole genome shotgun sequence includes these proteins:
- the LOC108475997 gene encoding E3 ubiquitin-protein ligase RMA1H1: MDIEQYFEDTEAYDPSSTEGKRSLDKWENSPGPFTGSDDDPSAGFDCNICLDSVQDPVVTLCGHLYCWPCIYKWLHCQTISTENLDQKQQQCPVCKAELSNTTLIPLYGRGQTTKASTDNTPEFGIVIPQRPLAPTCGVGSIRSPNSSDNLRFQQPVHHLGYSYEPQIYYAQQGSYPDSSMLSPGGTMINVLDPVTRMFSEMVYTRVFGNSITDLHTYPNSYNLGGTTSRRIRRQLMQADKSLSRISFFLCCCIFFCLLLF; the protein is encoded by the coding sequence ATGGACATTGAACAGTACTTTGAAGATACTGAAGCTTATGACCCTTCAAGTACAGAAGGGAAAAGATCCTTGGACAAGTGGGAGAATTCACCAGGTCCGTTCACAGGTTCCGATGATGATCCCTCTGCTGGTTTTGACTGCAATATCTGCCTAGACTCGGTGCAGGATCCGGTGGTTACTCTATGCGGTCACCTCTATTGTTGGCCCTGCATTTACAAATGGCTTCATTGTCAGACCATCTCCACTGAAAACCTAGACCAGAAACAGCAGCAATGCCCTGTGTGCAAAGCTGAACTTTCAAATACCACACTGATTCCTCTTTATGGCAGGGGCCAAACAACTAAGGCATCAACAGACAACACTCCCGAATTCGGTATAGTCATACCACAGAGACCTCTTGCTCCTACTTGCGGTGTTGGCTCAATAAGGTCGCCTAATAGTTCTGATAATCTACGGTTTCAGCAGCCGGTACATCACCTTGGTTATTCATATGAACCACAAATCTACTATGCTCAACAGGGCAGTTATCCTGATTCATCGATGCTTAGTCCAGGTGGCACGATGATAAATGTACTAGATCCGGTGACCCGAATGTTCAGTGAGATGGTATACACAAGGGTATTTGGGAACTCGATAACAGATTTACATACATATCCGAATTCATACAATCTCGGGGGGACTACTAGTCGTAGGATCAGAAGGCAATTAATGCAAGCCGATAAGTCGCTAAGCAGAATAAGTTTTTTCCTCTGCTGCTGCATTTTCTTCTGTCTTCTTTTATTCTGA